The Phaenicophaeus curvirostris isolate KB17595 chromosome 15, BPBGC_Pcur_1.0, whole genome shotgun sequence genome window below encodes:
- the SLC25A48 gene encoding solute carrier family 25 member 48 isoform X2, whose amino-acid sequence MDSFQLQDFVAGWVGGAASVVVGHPLDTIKTRLQAGQGYGNTLNCVLTVYRNESVVGFFKGMSFPLASIAVYSSVVFGVFSNTQRLLTQLRHGDPAHAPALIDMALASMVAGFVSVGIGTPVDLVKIRLQMQTQPYIAANVKLKPTVPGFPVYRGPIHCFRTVLQKEGIAGIYRGAGAMLLRDVPGYCLYFIPYTFFCGWITPDGCISPNPSSIWLAGGVAGAISWATATPMDVVKSRLQADGVYLNKYKGTLDCILQSYQNEGLKCCRQEDLKVSCFPGPDQQCGAGEDSAALTEDSHHAPMASAFSSATDLAPGGL is encoded by the exons ACTCGTTTACAAGCTGGACAAGGATATGGCAATACACTCAACTGTGTTCTCACTGTGTACAGAAATGAGTCT GTGGTTGGCTTCTTCAAAGGCATGTCCTTCCCGCTGGCCAGCATCGCCGTCTACAGCTCTGTGGTGTTCGGTGTCTTCAGCAACACGCAGCGGCTCCTCACCCAGCTCCGCCACGGAGACCCAGCTCATGCACCAGCCCTCATCGACATGGCTCTGGCCAGCATGGTGGCAGGGTTCGTCTCCGTGGGTATTGGCACTCCCGTGGACCTGGTAAAGATAAGGCTACAGATGCAAACACAGCCATACATTGCAG caaacGTTAAACTAAAGCCTACAGTTCCTGGATTTCCTGTGTACCGAGGCCCAATTCACTGCTTTCGGACAGTGCTACAGAAAGAGGGGATAGCGGGAATCTACCGAGGTGCAGGAGCAATGCTTCTGAGGGACGTTCCTGGCTACTGCCTCTATTTCATCCCTTACACGTTTTTTTGTGGATGGATTACCCCTGATGGATGCATTTCCCCCAATCCCTCCTCCATCTGGCTGGCAGGGGGTGTAGCAG GAGCTATTTCCTGGGCGACTGCTACTCCAATGGATGTTGTGAAAAGTCGACTTCAGGCGGATGGAGTTTATTTAAACAAGTATAAAGGGACCCTTGACTGTATCCTGCAGAGCTACCAGAATGAAGGCTTAAAA TGTTGTCGCCAAGAAGACCTGAAAGTATCCTGCTTTCCCGGGCCAGATCAGCAGtgtggtgctggtgaggactCAGCTGCTCTGACTGAAGACTCTCATCATGCACCTATGgcatctgcattttcttctgccaCGGACTTGGCCCCTGGAGGACTTTGA
- the SLC25A48 gene encoding solute carrier family 25 member 48 isoform X3, producing the protein MDSFQLQDFVAGWVGGAASVVVGHPLDTIKTRLQAGQGYGNTLNCVLTVYRNESQVVGFFKGMSFPLASIAVYSSVVFGVFSNTQRLLTQLRHGDPAHAPALIDMALASMVAGFVSVGIGTPVDLVKIRLQMQTQPYIAANVKLKPTVPGFPVYRGPIHCFRTVLQKEGIAGIYRGAGAMLLRDVPGYCLYFIPYTFFCGWITPDGCISPNPSSIWLAGGVAGAISWATATPMDVVKSRLQADGVYLNKYKGTLDCILQSYQNEGLKVFFRGITINTVRGFPVSSAMFLGYELSLKAMKRGQTEIKP; encoded by the exons ACTCGTTTACAAGCTGGACAAGGATATGGCAATACACTCAACTGTGTTCTCACTGTGTACAGAAATGAGTCT CAGGTGGTTGGCTTCTTCAAAGGCATGTCCTTCCCGCTGGCCAGCATCGCCGTCTACAGCTCTGTGGTGTTCGGTGTCTTCAGCAACACGCAGCGGCTCCTCACCCAGCTCCGCCACGGAGACCCAGCTCATGCACCAGCCCTCATCGACATGGCTCTGGCCAGCATGGTGGCAGGGTTCGTCTCCGTGGGTATTGGCACTCCCGTGGACCTGGTAAAGATAAGGCTACAGATGCAAACACAGCCATACATTGCAG caaacGTTAAACTAAAGCCTACAGTTCCTGGATTTCCTGTGTACCGAGGCCCAATTCACTGCTTTCGGACAGTGCTACAGAAAGAGGGGATAGCGGGAATCTACCGAGGTGCAGGAGCAATGCTTCTGAGGGACGTTCCTGGCTACTGCCTCTATTTCATCCCTTACACGTTTTTTTGTGGATGGATTACCCCTGATGGATGCATTTCCCCCAATCCCTCCTCCATCTGGCTGGCAGGGGGTGTAGCAG GAGCTATTTCCTGGGCGACTGCTACTCCAATGGATGTTGTGAAAAGTCGACTTCAGGCGGATGGAGTTTATTTAAACAAGTATAAAGGGACCCTTGACTGTATCCTGCAGAGCTACCAGAATGAAGGCTTAAAA GTCTTTTTTAGGGGCATCACGATCAATACAGTGCGAGGATTCCCAGTGAGTTCAGCCATGTTTCTTGGCTATGAACTTTCCCTCAAAGCAATGAAAAGAGGCCAAACTGAGATCAAACCTTAA
- the SLC25A48 gene encoding solute carrier family 25 member 48 isoform X4, whose translation MDSFQLQDFVAGWVGGAASVVVGHPLDTIKTRLQAGQGYGNTLNCVLTVYRNESVVGFFKGMSFPLASIAVYSSVVFGVFSNTQRLLTQLRHGDPAHAPALIDMALASMVAGFVSVGIGTPVDLVKIRLQMQTQPYIAANVKLKPTVPGFPVYRGPIHCFRTVLQKEGIAGIYRGAGAMLLRDVPGYCLYFIPYTFFCGWITPDGCISPNPSSIWLAGGVAGAISWATATPMDVVKSRLQADGVYLNKYKGTLDCILQSYQNEGLKVFFRGITINTVRGFPVSSAMFLGYELSLKAMKRGQTEIKP comes from the exons ACTCGTTTACAAGCTGGACAAGGATATGGCAATACACTCAACTGTGTTCTCACTGTGTACAGAAATGAGTCT GTGGTTGGCTTCTTCAAAGGCATGTCCTTCCCGCTGGCCAGCATCGCCGTCTACAGCTCTGTGGTGTTCGGTGTCTTCAGCAACACGCAGCGGCTCCTCACCCAGCTCCGCCACGGAGACCCAGCTCATGCACCAGCCCTCATCGACATGGCTCTGGCCAGCATGGTGGCAGGGTTCGTCTCCGTGGGTATTGGCACTCCCGTGGACCTGGTAAAGATAAGGCTACAGATGCAAACACAGCCATACATTGCAG caaacGTTAAACTAAAGCCTACAGTTCCTGGATTTCCTGTGTACCGAGGCCCAATTCACTGCTTTCGGACAGTGCTACAGAAAGAGGGGATAGCGGGAATCTACCGAGGTGCAGGAGCAATGCTTCTGAGGGACGTTCCTGGCTACTGCCTCTATTTCATCCCTTACACGTTTTTTTGTGGATGGATTACCCCTGATGGATGCATTTCCCCCAATCCCTCCTCCATCTGGCTGGCAGGGGGTGTAGCAG GAGCTATTTCCTGGGCGACTGCTACTCCAATGGATGTTGTGAAAAGTCGACTTCAGGCGGATGGAGTTTATTTAAACAAGTATAAAGGGACCCTTGACTGTATCCTGCAGAGCTACCAGAATGAAGGCTTAAAA GTCTTTTTTAGGGGCATCACGATCAATACAGTGCGAGGATTCCCAGTGAGTTCAGCCATGTTTCTTGGCTATGAACTTTCCCTCAAAGCAATGAAAAGAGGCCAAACTGAGATCAAACCTTAA
- the SLC25A48 gene encoding solute carrier family 25 member 48 isoform X1: protein MDSFQLQDFVAGWVGGAASVVVGHPLDTIKTRLQAGQGYGNTLNCVLTVYRNESQVVGFFKGMSFPLASIAVYSSVVFGVFSNTQRLLTQLRHGDPAHAPALIDMALASMVAGFVSVGIGTPVDLVKIRLQMQTQPYIAANVKLKPTVPGFPVYRGPIHCFRTVLQKEGIAGIYRGAGAMLLRDVPGYCLYFIPYTFFCGWITPDGCISPNPSSIWLAGGVAGAISWATATPMDVVKSRLQADGVYLNKYKGTLDCILQSYQNEGLKCCRQEDLKVSCFPGPDQQCGAGEDSAALTEDSHHAPMASAFSSATDLAPGGL from the exons ACTCGTTTACAAGCTGGACAAGGATATGGCAATACACTCAACTGTGTTCTCACTGTGTACAGAAATGAGTCT CAGGTGGTTGGCTTCTTCAAAGGCATGTCCTTCCCGCTGGCCAGCATCGCCGTCTACAGCTCTGTGGTGTTCGGTGTCTTCAGCAACACGCAGCGGCTCCTCACCCAGCTCCGCCACGGAGACCCAGCTCATGCACCAGCCCTCATCGACATGGCTCTGGCCAGCATGGTGGCAGGGTTCGTCTCCGTGGGTATTGGCACTCCCGTGGACCTGGTAAAGATAAGGCTACAGATGCAAACACAGCCATACATTGCAG caaacGTTAAACTAAAGCCTACAGTTCCTGGATTTCCTGTGTACCGAGGCCCAATTCACTGCTTTCGGACAGTGCTACAGAAAGAGGGGATAGCGGGAATCTACCGAGGTGCAGGAGCAATGCTTCTGAGGGACGTTCCTGGCTACTGCCTCTATTTCATCCCTTACACGTTTTTTTGTGGATGGATTACCCCTGATGGATGCATTTCCCCCAATCCCTCCTCCATCTGGCTGGCAGGGGGTGTAGCAG GAGCTATTTCCTGGGCGACTGCTACTCCAATGGATGTTGTGAAAAGTCGACTTCAGGCGGATGGAGTTTATTTAAACAAGTATAAAGGGACCCTTGACTGTATCCTGCAGAGCTACCAGAATGAAGGCTTAAAA TGTTGTCGCCAAGAAGACCTGAAAGTATCCTGCTTTCCCGGGCCAGATCAGCAGtgtggtgctggtgaggactCAGCTGCTCTGACTGAAGACTCTCATCATGCACCTATGgcatctgcattttcttctgccaCGGACTTGGCCCCTGGAGGACTTTGA